A DNA window from Ovis aries strain OAR_USU_Benz2616 breed Rambouillet chromosome 7, ARS-UI_Ramb_v3.0, whole genome shotgun sequence contains the following coding sequences:
- the BCL2L10 gene encoding bcl-2-like protein 10, with product MREGAGRRQAHKTGRGRPPGRGGAMVDPFRERTARLLMDYLEFCAREPGTPAPAPSTPEAAVLRHVAARVLEANRNVLPLYRRYRRHRVELVARMAQRLLDEDPGPSWGRVASLVTFAGSLLERQPQTTRRQKRDDGSVSRDCRLLVALLCAQFCERHRAWLMANGGWDGFCLSFSHSLQPSWERQLVWFFLSYWTAIIIIYFWIKLS from the exons ATGCGAGAAGGGGCGGGGCGCCGGCAGGCCCACAAAACAGGCCGGGGTCGGCCCCCCGGTAGAGGCGGAGCCATGGTGGACCCGTTTAGGGAGCGCACGGCCCGGCTGCTGATGGACTACCTGGAGTTCTGCGCCCGGGAGCCCGGCACTCCAGCTCCTGCGCCGTCCACGCCCGAGGCTGCTGTGCTGCGCCACGTGGCCGCCCGTGTCCTGGAAGCAAATCGAAACGTCTTGCCCCTATACCGCCGCTACCGCAGGCACCGCGTCGAGCTGGTGGCCAGGATGGCGCAGAGGCTGCTCGACGAAGACCCTGGCCCCAGCTGGGGCCGCGTGGCCTCACTCGTGACCTTCGCGGGGTCTCTGCTGGAGAGGCAGCCGCAGACGACCCGACGGCAGAAGAGAGACGACGGCAGCGTTAGCAGGGACTGTCGGCTCCTCGTGGCCCTTCTCTGCGCTCAGTTCTGCGAAAGGCACCGCGCCTGGCTGATGGCGAACGGCGGCTGG GATGGATTTTGTCTCTCCTTCAGCCACTCATTGCAACCATCTTGGGAAAGACAGCTGGTCTGGTTTTTCCTCTCATACTGGACAGCAATAATCATAATCTACTTCTGGATAAAATTATCGTGA